In Quercus robur chromosome 11, dhQueRobu3.1, whole genome shotgun sequence, the following proteins share a genomic window:
- the LOC126705857 gene encoding UV-stimulated scaffold protein A homolog isoform X2 produces the protein MIMEEGREKGGKVLSLIEKATNSTAAEVDPRLLKAIKSVVRYSDMELRLAANTLLDLMKRDHSQLFRSILVDNLDQLLSLSVGFRRTLPLPAPPAVASILRSKAIEFLEKWNSSFGIHYRQLRLGFDYLKNTLKLQFPNLQANAARIQQERAERERRSREILLKKFEMFKDIFSSIKEEIMSTIDEIGECLDIVRTNEEFMPLPPADDEYFEEFRSSELLQIRLNTLKEGEKVHENSDNKVVFDALRELYKLLETKHLAAVQEWISVLLRVEVADNRFRDSALKELIDILNRLKSVKKKCEESGCALPNTANRDEEEDDFWEEGKIGSLESERSTVPNKQDEAFSMKVTPNKFKNRTPESSKKDCNDNEILSAEGVETNLDPLRSKLLAEAPVMNWGSFLDNWGSNRKVLTNQRGLELESHWGRVDYDAVIPAEKMPELNVHATLYEEQQTDIQPCRAPLSKGGLCQRRDLRICPFHGPIIPRDDEGKPLNQNSLKEEISLDLGIDSIEQLAKQAVKNVRVRDKEVANKREIDKKSLKRAKLAKIREHNETVLRDAALTSTSRSASIGEDMRVTDGEKPSARNKKETLSSMLHKKVTPKDRIAQRLLNSRAKDSTTRQLTLGEDANYREAFPNQWQ, from the exons ATGATAAtggaagaggggagagagaaaggggggAAGGTGTTGAGTCTGATAGAGAAGGCGACCAACTCCACGGCTGCTGAGGTGGACCCACGTCTCCTTAAGGCCATAAAATCCGTAGTCCGCTATTCGGATATGGAACTACGACTTGCTGCCAATACCCTTTTGGATCTCATGAAGCGCGACCATTCTCag CTTTTCAGAAGCATTCTTGTTGACAACTTGGATCAGTTGCTGAGTTTGAGTGTTGGGTTCAGAAGAACTCTGCCTCTCCCAGCTCCTCCTGCTGTCGCTTCTATTTTGCGCTCTAAGGCAATCGAATTCTTGGAGAAGTGGAACTCTTCCTTTGGGATTCATTACAGGCAGCTCAGATTAGGGTTTGATTACCTTAAAAACACCCTCAAGTTGCAGTTTCCTAATCTACAGGCCAATGCAGCTCGGATTCAGCAGGAGAGAGCAGAACGGGAAAGGCGGTCAAGAGAGATTTTGctaaagaaatttgaaatgttCAAGGACATTTTCTCATCTATTAAGGAAGAGATCATGTCTACCATTGACGAGATTGGGGAATGCTTAGACATAGTCCGTACAAATGAGGAATTTATGCCTCTGCCTCCTGCAGATGATGAATATTTCGAAGAGTTTCGTTCTTCTGAACTGCTGCAAATCCGTCTCAACACTTTAAAAGAAGGGGAAAAGGTTCACGAGAACAGTGACAATAAAGTGGTTTTTGATGCATTAAGGGAGCTGTACAAGCTTCTAGAGACAAAGCATTTGGCTGCAGTTCAAGAATGGATCTCTGTTCTTCTAAGGGTTGAAGTGGCAGACAACAGGTTCAGAGATTCCGCTTTAAAGGAGTTAATTGATATCCTAAATCGTCTCAAATCAGTGAAGAAGAAGTGTGAAGAATCAGGTTGTGCTCTTCCAAACACTGCAAATcgtgatgaagaagaagatgatttcTGGGAGGAGGGTAAGATTGGATCACTTGAGAGTGAGAGATCTACTGTGCCCAATAAGCAAGATGAAGCTTTTTCCATGAAAGTAACACCTAATAAGTTCAAAAATAGAACTCCTGAAAGCAGTAAAAAAGATTGTAATGACAATGAGATTCTCAGTGCTGAAGGCGTTGAAACCAATTTGGACCCATTAAGAAGTAAGCTTCTGGCTGAAGCTCCTGTGATGAATTGGGGTTCTTTCTTGGATAACTGGGGTTCAAACAGGAAGGTTTTGACTAACCAGCGGGGATTGGAGCTTGAAAGTCACTGGGGTAGAGTGGATTATGACGCAGTTATTCCAGCTGAGAAAATGCCCGAACTGAATGTACATGCAACTCTTTATGAAGAGCAGCAAACTGACATTCAACCCTGCAGGGCTCCTTTGAGCAAAGGGGGTCTTTGTCAGAGAAGAGACCTGAGAATTTGTCCATTTCATGGACCTATTATACCTCGAGATGATGAAGGAAAGCCACTCAATCAGAACTCTTTAAAAGAAGAGATATCTCTTGATTTGGGGATTGATTCCATTGAGCAGTTAGCAAAACAAGCTGTGAAGAATGTTCGTGTGAGAGATAAAGAAGTAGCAAATAAGAGAGAAATTGATAAAAAGTCACTGAAGCGTGCAAAACTTGCAAAAATTCGGGAGCACAATGAAACAGTTCTAAGGGACGCTGCCTTGACATCAACTTCAAGATCTGCATCTATTGGAGAAGATATGAGGGTGACTGATGGTGAGAAACCGTCAGCCAGAAACAAGAAGGAAACGCTCTCATCCATGCTGCACAAGAAAGTGACACCAAAAGATAGGATAGCTCAGAGGCTTTTGAATTCACGGGCAAAGGATTCAACAACAAGGCAGCTCACATTGGGTGAAGATGCAAATTACCGAGAAGCCTTCCCAAATCAATGGCAatga
- the LOC126705857 gene encoding UV-stimulated scaffold protein A homolog isoform X1 yields the protein MIMEEGREKGGKVLSLIEKATNSTAAEVDPRLLKAIKSVVRYSDMELRLAANTLLDLMKRDHSQVRYLTLLIIDELFMRSKLFRSILVDNLDQLLSLSVGFRRTLPLPAPPAVASILRSKAIEFLEKWNSSFGIHYRQLRLGFDYLKNTLKLQFPNLQANAARIQQERAERERRSREILLKKFEMFKDIFSSIKEEIMSTIDEIGECLDIVRTNEEFMPLPPADDEYFEEFRSSELLQIRLNTLKEGEKVHENSDNKVVFDALRELYKLLETKHLAAVQEWISVLLRVEVADNRFRDSALKELIDILNRLKSVKKKCEESGCALPNTANRDEEEDDFWEEGKIGSLESERSTVPNKQDEAFSMKVTPNKFKNRTPESSKKDCNDNEILSAEGVETNLDPLRSKLLAEAPVMNWGSFLDNWGSNRKVLTNQRGLELESHWGRVDYDAVIPAEKMPELNVHATLYEEQQTDIQPCRAPLSKGGLCQRRDLRICPFHGPIIPRDDEGKPLNQNSLKEEISLDLGIDSIEQLAKQAVKNVRVRDKEVANKREIDKKSLKRAKLAKIREHNETVLRDAALTSTSRSASIGEDMRVTDGEKPSARNKKETLSSMLHKKVTPKDRIAQRLLNSRAKDSTTRQLTLGEDANYREAFPNQWQ from the exons ATGATAAtggaagaggggagagagaaaggggggAAGGTGTTGAGTCTGATAGAGAAGGCGACCAACTCCACGGCTGCTGAGGTGGACCCACGTCTCCTTAAGGCCATAAAATCCGTAGTCCGCTATTCGGATATGGAACTACGACTTGCTGCCAATACCCTTTTGGATCTCATGAAGCGCGACCATTCTCag GTAAGGTACCTAACACTCCTAATAATTGACGAACTGTTCATGCGTTCAAAGCTTTTCAGAAGCATTCTTGTTGACAACTTGGATCAGTTGCTGAGTTTGAGTGTTGGGTTCAGAAGAACTCTGCCTCTCCCAGCTCCTCCTGCTGTCGCTTCTATTTTGCGCTCTAAGGCAATCGAATTCTTGGAGAAGTGGAACTCTTCCTTTGGGATTCATTACAGGCAGCTCAGATTAGGGTTTGATTACCTTAAAAACACCCTCAAGTTGCAGTTTCCTAATCTACAGGCCAATGCAGCTCGGATTCAGCAGGAGAGAGCAGAACGGGAAAGGCGGTCAAGAGAGATTTTGctaaagaaatttgaaatgttCAAGGACATTTTCTCATCTATTAAGGAAGAGATCATGTCTACCATTGACGAGATTGGGGAATGCTTAGACATAGTCCGTACAAATGAGGAATTTATGCCTCTGCCTCCTGCAGATGATGAATATTTCGAAGAGTTTCGTTCTTCTGAACTGCTGCAAATCCGTCTCAACACTTTAAAAGAAGGGGAAAAGGTTCACGAGAACAGTGACAATAAAGTGGTTTTTGATGCATTAAGGGAGCTGTACAAGCTTCTAGAGACAAAGCATTTGGCTGCAGTTCAAGAATGGATCTCTGTTCTTCTAAGGGTTGAAGTGGCAGACAACAGGTTCAGAGATTCCGCTTTAAAGGAGTTAATTGATATCCTAAATCGTCTCAAATCAGTGAAGAAGAAGTGTGAAGAATCAGGTTGTGCTCTTCCAAACACTGCAAATcgtgatgaagaagaagatgatttcTGGGAGGAGGGTAAGATTGGATCACTTGAGAGTGAGAGATCTACTGTGCCCAATAAGCAAGATGAAGCTTTTTCCATGAAAGTAACACCTAATAAGTTCAAAAATAGAACTCCTGAAAGCAGTAAAAAAGATTGTAATGACAATGAGATTCTCAGTGCTGAAGGCGTTGAAACCAATTTGGACCCATTAAGAAGTAAGCTTCTGGCTGAAGCTCCTGTGATGAATTGGGGTTCTTTCTTGGATAACTGGGGTTCAAACAGGAAGGTTTTGACTAACCAGCGGGGATTGGAGCTTGAAAGTCACTGGGGTAGAGTGGATTATGACGCAGTTATTCCAGCTGAGAAAATGCCCGAACTGAATGTACATGCAACTCTTTATGAAGAGCAGCAAACTGACATTCAACCCTGCAGGGCTCCTTTGAGCAAAGGGGGTCTTTGTCAGAGAAGAGACCTGAGAATTTGTCCATTTCATGGACCTATTATACCTCGAGATGATGAAGGAAAGCCACTCAATCAGAACTCTTTAAAAGAAGAGATATCTCTTGATTTGGGGATTGATTCCATTGAGCAGTTAGCAAAACAAGCTGTGAAGAATGTTCGTGTGAGAGATAAAGAAGTAGCAAATAAGAGAGAAATTGATAAAAAGTCACTGAAGCGTGCAAAACTTGCAAAAATTCGGGAGCACAATGAAACAGTTCTAAGGGACGCTGCCTTGACATCAACTTCAAGATCTGCATCTATTGGAGAAGATATGAGGGTGACTGATGGTGAGAAACCGTCAGCCAGAAACAAGAAGGAAACGCTCTCATCCATGCTGCACAAGAAAGTGACACCAAAAGATAGGATAGCTCAGAGGCTTTTGAATTCACGGGCAAAGGATTCAACAACAAGGCAGCTCACATTGGGTGAAGATGCAAATTACCGAGAAGCCTTCCCAAATCAATGGCAatga